From Candidatus Manganitrophus morganii, the proteins below share one genomic window:
- a CDS encoding diguanylate cyclase, giving the protein MKRGLLLVKKERGQRRKMREALKEGPTAYRIYEAETLRQGLRILSKEKVDLIIYDDPASTHPPEMDLSPLSSFVDQRVAQEIPLLLIGSPHDALQKQKALDNGAWDYITRPYRIQDLVLRAEVLLRIKATQDKLKQRIRQLERLSIIDPLTGLYNRKYLKEFLQREIRRAERQKGQIFCMMMDVDHFKRINDDLGHLNGDRVLQEIGTILRDLLRGYDFAARYGGDEFTIVLPQRMEEKAALEVAERIRRTIADHVFGLRKGKKGGTRFTVSIGLATFPSPGIDTEETLIAAADDALYGAKRSGKNCALIHQPNEPNEFA; this is encoded by the coding sequence ATGAAACGAGGCCTGCTTCTGGTCAAGAAGGAGAGAGGACAACGGCGAAAAATGAGGGAAGCCCTTAAAGAGGGCCCGACCGCCTACCGGATCTATGAAGCGGAGACCCTCCGGCAGGGGCTTCGCATTCTCTCCAAGGAGAAGGTCGATCTGATCATCTACGACGATCCGGCCTCCACCCATCCCCCCGAAATGGATCTCTCCCCTCTCTCCTCTTTTGTCGATCAAAGAGTCGCCCAAGAGATTCCCCTTTTGCTGATCGGATCTCCCCACGATGCGCTTCAAAAACAGAAAGCGCTCGACAACGGCGCGTGGGATTACATCACCCGCCCCTACCGGATTCAGGATCTGGTCCTACGCGCCGAAGTCCTCTTGCGGATCAAAGCGACACAGGATAAACTCAAGCAGCGTATCCGGCAATTGGAACGTCTGTCGATCATCGATCCTTTAACCGGGCTTTACAATCGTAAATATCTGAAAGAATTTCTGCAGCGGGAGATTCGGCGGGCGGAACGGCAAAAGGGACAGATCTTCTGCATGATGATGGATGTCGATCATTTTAAGCGAATCAACGACGACTTAGGCCATCTCAACGGAGATCGGGTTTTGCAGGAGATCGGGACGATTCTCCGAGACCTTCTTCGGGGATACGACTTCGCCGCGCGATACGGCGGAGACGAATTCACCATCGTGCTGCCTCAGCGGATGGAAGAGAAGGCGGCGTTGGAGGTGGCCGAACGAATCCGCCGAACGATTGCAGATCATGTTTTCGGTTTACGAAAAGGAAAGAAGGGAGGGACCCGATTTACCGTGAGCATCGGCCTGGCGACCTTCCCTTCCCCCGGTATCGATACCGAAGAGACCCTCATTGCGGCTGCAGACGATGCCCTCTATGGCGCCAAGCGTTCCGGGAAGAACTGCGCCCTCATTCATCAACCAAATGAGCCGAATGAATTCGCCTGA
- a CDS encoding NAD-dependent deacylase — translation MTVLSGAGISADSGVPTFRGEGGLWKQFRAEELATPEAFESHPEIVWEWYHWRRQIISEKRPNPAHEALVSLENACPGFTLITQNVDGLHPLAGSRKIIELHGSLWRMRCMRCGRITENRSLELPRLPHCDLCHSLLRPDVVWFGEAINTLHLKKSLEACQGGGVFLVIGTSGIVQPAASFASIAKEHGAFTIEINMVDSEIADRDLLLIGRASEVVPQLIHANH, via the coding sequence ATCACCGTTTTAAGCGGCGCCGGGATTTCAGCCGACAGCGGGGTTCCCACGTTCAGGGGAGAGGGGGGGCTCTGGAAGCAGTTTCGGGCGGAAGAGCTTGCCACGCCCGAGGCGTTTGAATCACATCCTGAGATTGTCTGGGAGTGGTATCACTGGCGGCGTCAAATCATCTCGGAAAAACGTCCCAACCCGGCGCACGAAGCGTTGGTCTCACTTGAGAACGCCTGTCCGGGTTTCACGTTGATCACTCAAAATGTCGACGGGCTTCATCCACTGGCCGGGAGCCGGAAGATCATCGAGTTGCATGGAAGCCTTTGGCGGATGCGTTGCATGCGCTGCGGTCGGATCACGGAAAACCGCTCCCTCGAGCTTCCCCGGCTTCCCCATTGCGATCTTTGTCATTCATTGCTCCGTCCCGATGTGGTCTGGTTTGGAGAGGCGATTAACACGCTCCATCTGAAAAAGAGTCTGGAGGCATGCCAAGGAGGAGGGGTTTTCTTGGTGATCGGAACGTCCGGAATCGTTCAGCCCGCCGCTTCATTCGCATCGATCGCCAAGGAGCATGGGGCGTTCACGATCGAGATCAATATGGTGGATTCGGAAATTGCAGACCGGGATCTGCTTCTGATCGGGCGCGCCTCGGAGGTTGTTCCCCAATTGATTCATGCCAACCATTAG
- a CDS encoding CBS domain-containing protein yields MTPLALLMHRDLQEISPKTTVRDAAKQMRDKRIGSLLVSEGMERIGIVSETDFVRKALADGLNPDTTPVERIMSQPVIGIDIDKTAKEANDLMATKGVRHLAVTDKGKIVGIISVRDLVICFKNRL; encoded by the coding sequence ATGACACCATTGGCCCTTTTGATGCATCGGGATCTTCAGGAAATTTCCCCAAAGACCACGGTACGGGATGCGGCAAAACAGATGCGGGATAAACGAATCGGCTCCCTCCTGGTCAGCGAGGGGATGGAGCGGATCGGGATTGTGAGCGAGACCGATTTTGTCCGAAAGGCGCTCGCCGACGGCCTCAATCCCGACACCACTCCCGTGGAAAGAATCATGAGTCAGCCGGTCATCGGGATCGATATCGACAAGACCGCCAAAGAGGCGAACGACCTGATGGCGACGAAGGGGGTGCGGCACCTGGCCGTGACCGACAAGGGAAAGATCGTCGGGATCATCTCGGTGCGCGATTTGGTGATCTGCTTTAAGAACCGATTGTAA
- a CDS encoding 4Fe-4S binding protein, with protein MALLITSECIACAACLPECPNEAIFENRSDCESKGYKLTGEDGGGQLAHATSDNIYVITYERCTECVGHFDEPQCAAVCPVSDCCISDPTYPEKADVLLAKAKSLNPDKEIDPARVWSGVRN; from the coding sequence ATGGCACTTTTGATCACCAGTGAATGCATCGCCTGCGCAGCCTGTCTGCCTGAGTGTCCGAACGAAGCGATCTTCGAGAACCGAAGCGACTGCGAATCAAAGGGATATAAATTGACCGGGGAAGACGGAGGCGGCCAGCTCGCTCACGCCACCAGCGACAACATCTACGTCATCACCTACGAACGCTGCACCGAATGTGTGGGCCACTTTGATGAGCCCCAGTGCGCGGCGGTTTGTCCGGTGTCCGACTGCTGCATCTCCGATCCGACCTATCCCGAAAAGGCCGATGTCCTTCTGGCAAAAGCCAAGTCACTGAATCCGGACAAGGAAATCGATCCGGCGCGTGTCTGGAGCGGAGTTCGGAACTAA